The genomic stretch GTTTTCAATCAAAATAGGAACGCTACAGTTCAAAACAGAACATTCGTTCTATGATCTGGCCTGCCCAAAGTCCGGACTTAAATATCATAGAGAACGTATGGCATAGGCTTAAAATACAACTAAAAAATCAACCTGATATCGTAGACACACAAAATAAGCTTGAGCCTTGAGGCAGCCATTCGAGATATCTGAATAAACATTCCCGTTGAATATATCAGAAACTTGTATTCGAGCTTACCAAGGAGAATACAGAGTGTATTAAAATCCAAAGGCTATATTACCAAATATTAAGGTAAATGGTTGGTCACTTggtgttaaatatgtttaaaacgctTTGTTTTATGAAGCACATTTATTGTTGACGTCAGCTATTTAGTTGATTGACGTTCACTTGTGGCACATCGGTGTAGTTCTTATTCGTATAAGAATAGTTGCAAAGCAGAGAAGTGTGTTTGTTTCATCCAGTATGAAATTCAACGGTTTGGCATATACGAGATGATCTTGGTACAAACCAAGAACATGTGTAAATGTAGCATGCTGCcattttatgtaaaatgttaCTTAACTAGTATAAAGtagattcatttattttttcGCCTAACGAAACGTTACAACGTTATGGAACAGAAGCGATCAAGCCATTGAATAagggtaaaataaatgttatgttgatATTTTCACCCACTGGACCACAAATTCTCCTTCTGTTACCTTCCAGTCAGCTGAAAATAAGTATGTACTCATTATTTGTTGTCAAGCATAACAGGGTGAACAATTATAAGCAATTTCACGCCGTTTAAatttcaaaactatttttaattgatgcatcCCATGCACTTCACGTTGGTCTAAGGGTTTCTCTAGATTCCAAAATGGAGGTATTAATATTGATACGTTCCTTATGCATGAATTTATAACAACCGTCAATACACCAATAAACAATACTGGAATTTTTTTATATTCGCGGAGAAAATGCTTCCATTTCAAACACTTTTTACGACAAAATTCaaggtttttgtttgttttgttttggttgtttatgtgtgtgcgttcatgtgtgtgtgtgtgtgtgtgaatatgTTCTTATCACACCTATGTAAAGATCTGAAAGTATCAATTACGTAATAATGTACATTCTATAGTATTACAACCCGTATGCATTTTAATCAAgatataaaaatatcaataacttGACCTGACTCGTTTAGAATCATGTGACTTTTCCTTCTAACTCAATGCGtcaaaaacatatacaattcCCTTACAGTTAAAGTCAAACCAGTGGTAAATGTGCGGAATTTCTGCTGTGATCTCCAGAATAAAGTCCTTGTCGACGTCAAGGATCATGAACACGTGCAGGCCTTGTGTCACCGTGCCGTTCATCTCATCTTGCCAATGCTCCAGGAACTCTGCGCTGGTCACAAGACCGTCAGCTAGTGATATGCGACAAATGTACAAGCATTACACCAGCAATATAACACCAGCATATTCTGATGCCCATCAGAAGGTCGGTTGATGTTGAGATTGAGCCGTTAAATGGAccttttttcaaagattttggcatgtatttaagtttgtcaatgaatgctttatatttataaatgtaaacattagatctaaaaactcccgtaaaaaacaagaataaaaattaaAGGCAGAAGAAGTAAGTAACTCTCAACTGAATTCGAACAACtaacctctggagtaaaagtctatcggttagaccactcgaccatctgtgctcatacaatgagtattttttttttatataagcagtcctcgttgtatcacaaaatataacgacaacaacagaagtctctaaattattcaatcgtttcgcgttgcaacgtttaacaattttcagatttttaaatcgtcaaaagatgcatataatggatattttagagcatggtaaatgttcagttttactgtttcctaacaaaaatcataattacaacgaaaatttgcgaatacgatttgtttttagttttgtcaatttaccaaagcgtaaaaggccccttttaaaaaTCTCGTCCAGTGCTCTGGGAAATATGCGGTGGTCACCGGGTCATCTACAGTTGATAAGTTAACTTGGTATTATGTCAACACAAGTAATTTATCAGCTGCAACATTAGCAGCGAACTGCCCATAATTAGCGAAATCAACATGGATCTTcgcaataaacataattattataccTAATTTGTTCAGTGTATTTTGAAGCATTGAAAGTAAAAGAAACGGAACATGTCCCAATTAAGAGTTATGCTGCTCGTATTTG from Dreissena polymorpha isolate Duluth1 chromosome 10, UMN_Dpol_1.0, whole genome shotgun sequence encodes the following:
- the LOC127848871 gene encoding uncharacterized protein LOC127848871 produces the protein MTEVFLKYFTHKSQNLSACTLNQRSSGSGHVFDDSPQARAMFRKADRDQNEYLTYGEFQNVFRSYDNNTDGLVTSAEFLEHWQDEMNGTVTQGLHVFMILDVDKDFILEITAEIPHIYHWFDFNSDWKVTEGEFVVQWVKIST